A window from Triticum aestivum cultivar Chinese Spring chromosome 6D, IWGSC CS RefSeq v2.1, whole genome shotgun sequence encodes these proteins:
- the LOC123142107 gene encoding phosphoenolpyruvate carboxylase kinase 2: MVHGGEEALRRQYAIGDEIGRGRFGTVRRCHSNATGEALALKTTPKASLRDPLDLALAEQEPKLHLLASSPPCSPHLVALHAAFDDADAVHLVVDLCAGGDLLSLLSARGGRLPEREAAGLAAQIASALAACHRRGVAHRDVKPDNLLFDAATGALKLADLGSAEWFGDGRRMTGLVGTPYYVAPEVVAGREYGEKVDVWSAGVVLYVMLSGTVPFYGATAPEIFEAVLRGNLRFPPRAFAGVSPEAKDLMRRMLCKDVSRRLSAEQVLRHPWIASCGGNAVAG; encoded by the exons ATGGTTCACGGCGGAGAGGAGGCGCTGAGGCGGCAGTACGCCATCGGCGACGAGATCGGGCGCGGCCGCTTCGGCACGGTGCGCCGGTGCCACTCCAACGCCACGGGGGAGGCGCTGGCGTTGAAGACCACGCCCAAGGCTTCGCTGCGCGACCCGCTGGACCTGGCCCTCGCGGAGCAGGAGCCCAAGCTGCACCTCCTCGCATCCTCCCCGCCCTGCAGCCCGCACCTGGTCGCCCTCCACGCCGCcttcgacgacgccgacgccgtccACCTCGTCGTCGACCTCTGCGCCGGCGGGGACCTCCTCTCGCTCCTCTCCGCCCGCGGCGGCCGCCTCCccgagcgcgaggcggcggggctggcCGCGCAGATCGCCTCCGCGCTCGCCGCCTGCCACCGCCGCGGGGTCGCGCACCGCGACGTCAAGCCCGACAACCTCCTCTTCGACGCCGCCACCGGCGCGCTCAAGCTCGCCGACTTGGGCTCCGCGGAGTGGTTCGGGGACGGGAGGAGGATGACCGGCCTCGTCGGCACGCCGTACTACGTGGCGCCCGAGGTGGTCGCCGGGAGGGAGTACGGCGAGAAGGTGGACGTGTGGAGCGCCGGGGTGGTGCTCTACGTGATGCTCTCCGGGACCGTGCCCTTCTACGGCGCCACCGCCCCGGAGATCTTCGAGGCCGTGCTCCGCGGCAACCTGCGCTTCCCGCCCCGCGCCTTCGCCGGCGTGTCGCCCGAGGCCAAGGACCTGATGCGCCGCATGCTCTGCAAGGACGTCTCCCGCAGGCTCTCCGCCGAGCAAGTCCTGA GGCATCCGTGGATCGCGAGCTGCGGAGGGAATGCGGTGGCGGGCTGA
- the LOC123142742 gene encoding wall-associated receptor kinase 1-like: MATTLVMQLMLLLLLPVTRVSAQEQQQVVRPGCRDKCGNITIPYPFGIGAGCFRNDGRGGFELECNDSRSTPRLTVAGNGIRITSLSIIAGEARALLRATRRCYDSKGRITGRSGDTSVPLIGSHYLFSQTRNRLVALGCSNLGYFVDIAGYYVSGCMAVCGPQQFIELGSCTGVACYQSTIPPAIDYYEPYVLDFTKEQTNKGIVSYSNSTTCRYVFLAETKWLTTTLTGNSEYLNRTNNFAVPVILDWAVRNVGNCSAAKRNTTDYACQSALSDCVDSKNGIGYHCNCSKGYEGNPYLQDGCRDINECKHKEEQSCYGVCANTLGSHTCQCPPGTRGDATTKTGCRPKDNFTLALKLVTGVSVGVFLPLFMCFWLYLGLQKRKLIRTKQMFFELNGGLFLQQQISNYNGTSTGTGGFKIFSKEELEKATKNFAADRILGRGGHGIVYKGDLEDKTVVAIKKSKMTEEVPTKEFAREMFILSQINHKNVVKLLGCCLEVEVPMLVYEFVSNGTLYQYIHGSRGLDSDTGFHTCLRIAVESAEALAYMHSSASPPILHGDVKTANILLDDKLTAKVSDFGASKLAPTDEAKMATLVQGTCGYLDPEYLMTCRLTDKSDVYSFGVVLLELLTRKKALYFDGPEEDRSLVLCFMMAVKVGQHQDLLDSQVRDEVRIEALEEITHLVMRCLNMSGEERPTMKEVAERLEMLRRYHHHPWAQADGNPEEEQSLLATEQQNVNYKFTQDYVLDFEASSTYSFSS; this comes from the exons ATGGCGACCACACTGGTCATGCAGCTCATGTTGCTGTTACTACTGCCAGTGACTCGAGTCTCAGCTCAGGAGCAGCAGCAGGTTGTGCGGCCTGGCTGCCGTGACAAGTGCGGCAACATCACCATCCCCTACCCCTTTGGCATCGGCGCCGGCTGCTTCCGCAACGACGGTCGAGGTGGCTTCGAGCTCGAGTGCAATGACTCACGCTCAACACCGCGGCTCACCGTGGCTGGCAATGGGATCCGCATAACCAGCCTGTCCAtcatcgccggcgaggccagggccCTCCTCAGAGCAACACGCCGATGCTATGACAGCAAGGGGCGCATCACCGGCAGGAGCGGCGACACGTCCGTACCACTCATTGGCAGCCACTACCTCTTCTCCCAGACCAGGAACCGCCTTGTTGCGCTTGGTTGCTCCAACCTCGGCTACTTCGTCGACATCGCCGGCTACTACGTCAGTGGGTGCATGGCCGTGTGCGGGCCGCAACAGttcattgagttggggtcctgcaCAGGCGTGGCCTGCTACCAGAGCACGATACCCCCCGCTATCGACTACTACGAGCCATACGTGCTCGACTTCACAAAGGAGCAGACAAACAAAGGCATAGTCTCCTATAGCAACAGCACGACCTGCCGGTATGTGTTCCTGGCGGAGACCAAGTGGTTAACTACAACACTGACTGGTAACAGTGAGTACCTCAACCGGACCAACAACTTCGCTGTGCCCGTCATCCTCGACTGGGCAGTCAGAAACGTCGGCAACTGCAGCGCCGCCAAGCGCAACACAACTGACTACGCGTGCCAGAGCGCGCTCAGCGATTGTGTCGACTCCAAGAATGGCATTGGGTACCACTGCAACTGCTCCAAGGGCTACGAGGGCAACCCCTATCTACAAGATGGATGCAGAG ACATCAACGAGTGCAAACACAAAGAAGAGCAATCATGCTATGGTGTCTGTGCAAATACTCTGGGAAGCCACACTTGCCAATGCCCGCCAGGGACTAGGGGAGATGCCACAACAAAGACTGGTTGCCGGCCGAAGGACAATTTCACGTTAGCACTGAAACTAGTTACAG GAGTCAGCGTTGGAGTGTTCTTGCCTTTGTTCATGTGCTTCTGGCTCTACTTGGGGCTCCAGAAGAGGAAGCTTATCAGAACAAAGCAAATGTTCTTCGAGCTAAATGGAGGCCTCTTCCTGCAGCAGCAGATAAGTAACTACAATGGCACCAGCACAGGCACTGGTGGGTTCAAGATCTTCTCCAAGGAAGAGCTGGAGAAAGCGACCAAAAACTTTGCAGCCGACCGTATTCTCGGCCGCGGTGGGCACGGCATCGTCTACAAGGGTGACCTTGAGGACAAGACAGTGGTGGCGATCAAGAAGTCAAAGATGACGGAAGAAGTCCCGACCAAGGAATTCGCAAGGGAGATGTTCATCCTCTCCCAGATCAACCACAAGAATGTCGTCAAGCTGCTCGGATGTTGCCTCGAAGTAGAAGTGCCCATGTTGGTCTATGAGTTCGTCTCGAACGGTACACTCTACCAGTACATCCATGGTAGTAGGGGCCTTGACTCTGATACAGGATTCCACACCTGCCTTCGGATAGCAGTAGAGTCAGCCGAGGCATTGGCATATATGCACTCTTCAGCCTCGCCGCCGATTCTCCATGGAGACGTCAAGACGGCAAACATTCTGTTGGATGACAAGCTTACAGCAAAAGTTTCAGATTTCGGAGCATCAAAACTAGCACCAACTGATGAAGCCAAGATGGCAACATTGGTGCAGGGCACTTGCGGTTACCTTGACCCAGAATACCTAATGACATGCCGGCTGACTGATAAGAGTGATGTGTACagctttggtgttgtcctattggaGCTTCTGACAAGGAAGAAGGCATTGTACTTCGACGGACCGGAGGAAGATAGAAGCCTTGTTTTATGCTTCATGATGGCAGTGAAGGTAGGCCAGCACCAAGACCTTCTGGACAGCCAAGTGAGGGACGAGGTGAGAATCGAAGCGCTTGAAGAGATCACACACCTAGTTATGAGATGCTTGAACATGAGTGGGGAAGAGCGGCCAACGATGAAGGAGGTTGCAGAGAGGTTGGAGATGCTGAGGAGATACCACCACCACCCGTGGGCTCAAGCAGATGGTAATCCAGAGGAGGAACAGAGCTTGCTTGCTACGGAACAACAGAATGTGAATTACAAATTCACACAGGATTATGTCCTTGATTTTGAAGCAAGCAGCACATACAGCTTTAGCTCGTAG
- the LOC123142108 gene encoding wall-associated receptor kinase 1-like produces MAITLVVLLVLLLLLPVTRVSAQEQQQQQPPPPQHVVQPGCRDKCGNITITYPFGIGAGCFRDDGRGGFQLLCDDSLPVPRLTVADYGIQINSLSISTGEAHASLNATRRCYNSKGSVISQGGPVAVPLVGTNLLFSATKNRLVVLGCPNLGYFNDVDGYYVSGCMAVCRPRKSTASGSCTGVGCCQSMIPPAVDYYQPYLLDIPKSKGDLIIYVNSVTCRYVFLVEETWLHTNYTSKNHNKTDDFAVPVVLDWAVRNVENCRGARKNATAYACRSTLSKCVDSKNGAGYRCGCSKGYEGNPYLYDGCKDINECERKGKHACYGVCTNTPGSYTCQCPPGTSGDATVKNGCRPKDSFTLAVKVVTGISLGVFLPFFMCFWLYLGLQKRKLIRTKQKFFELNGGLFLQQQIHNYNGNSKGTGGFKIFSKEELEKATKNFAADRVLGHGGHGIVYKGVLEDKTVVAIKKSKIMEEAQTKEFAREMFILSQINHRNVVKLLGCCLEAEVPMLVYEFVSNGTLDQYIHGGKGINSDRAFGTCLRVAVESAEALAYMHSSASPPIIHGDVKTANILLDDKLTAKVSDFGASKLAPTDEATIATLVQGTCGYLDPEYLITCLLTDKSDVYSFGVVLLELLTRKKALYLDGSAKDRSLVLCFMTAAKVGQHQELLDRQVRDEMRIEVLEEITHLVIRCLNMSGEERPTMKEVAERLEMLRRYQHHPWAQADGNQQNVNYKFTQDYILDF; encoded by the exons ATGGCGATCACACTGGTCGTGCTGCTCGTGCTGCTGTTGCTACTGCCAGTGACTCGAGTCTCAGctcaggagcagcagcagcagcagccgccgccgccacaacaTGTTGTGCAGCCGGGCTGCCGTGACAAGTGCGGCAACATCACCATTACCTACCCCTTTGGCATCGGCGCGGGTTGCTTCCGCGACGATGGCCGAGGTGGCTTCCAGCTTTTGTGTGACGACTCCCTACCAGTCCCACGGCTCACCGTAGCTGACTACGGCATCCAGATAAACAGCTTATCCATTAGCACCGGCGAGGCCCATGCCTCCCTCAACGCGACTCGCCGCTGCTACAACAGCAAGGGGAGCGTCATTAGCCAAGGCGGCCCGGTAGCTGTACCACTCGTTGGGACCAACCTCCTCTTCTCGGCCACCAAGAACCGCCTCGTCGTGCTCGGCTGCCCCAACCTCGGCTACTTCAACGACGTTGACGGCTACTACGTCAGTGGCTGCATGGCTGTGTGCCGGCCACGGAAATCCACTGCATCGGGGTCCTGCACAGGCGTCGGCTGCTGCCAGAGCATGATACCCCCCGCTGTCGACTACTATCAGCCGTACCTGCTCGACATCCCAAAGAGCAAGGGAGACCTGATCATCTATGTAAACAGCGTGACCTGCCGGTATGTGTTCTTGGTGGAGGAGACGTGGTTACATACCAACTACACCAGCAAGAACCACAACAAGACCGACGACTTCGCCGTGCCTGTCGTGCTCGACTGGGCTGTCCGGAACGTGGAAAACTGCAGAGGCGCTAGGAAGAATGCAACCGCATATGCATGCCGGAGCACGCTCAGCAAGTGCGTCGACTCCAAAAACGGCGCTGGGTACCGTTGCGGCTGCTCCAAGGGATATGAGGGCAACCCCTATTTATATGATGGATGCAAAG ACATCAATGAGTGTGAGCGGAAAGGAAAACACGCATGCTACGGGGTCTGCACAAATACGCCCGGAAGCTACACTTGCCAATGCCCTCCTGGGACTAGTGGAGACGCCACCGTGAAGAATGGTTGCCGGCCAAAGGACAGTTTCACTTTAGCCGTGAAAGTAGTTACAG GAATCAGCCTTGGAGTGTTCTTGCCATTTTTCATGTGCTTCTGGCTCTACTTGGGACTCCAGAAGAGGAAGCTTATCAGAACAAAGCAGAAGTTCTTCGAGCTAAATGGAGGCCTCTTCCTGCAGCAGCAAATACATAACTACAATGGCAACAGCAAAGGCACTGGTGGGTTCAAGATCTTTTCCAAGGAAGAGCTGGAGAAAGCGACCAAAAACTTTGCAGCCGACCGTGTTCTCGGCCATGGAGGACACGGCATTGTCTACAAGGGTGTCCTTGAGGACAAGACAGTGGTGGCGATCAAGAAGTCAAAGATAATGGAAGAGGCCCAGACCAAAGAATTCGCGAGGGAGATGTTCATCCTCTCCCAGATCAACCACAGGAATGTCGTCAAGCTGCTCGGATGCTGTCTCGAAGCAGAAGTGCCCATGTTGGTCTACGAGTTCGTCTCAAATGGCACCCTCGACCAATACATCCATGGTGGCAAGGGTATCAACTCCGACAGAGCTTTTGGCACCTGTCTTCGGGTAGCAGTAGAGTCAGCCGAGGCATTGGCGTACATGCACTCTTCGGCCTCGCCGCCAATCATTCATGGAGACGTCAAGACAGCAAACATTTTGTTGGATGACAAGCTCacagcaaaagtttctgattttggAGCATCAAAATTGGCACCAACTGATGAGGCCACGATTGCAACGCTGGTGCAAGGAACTTGTGGTTACCTTGATCCAGAATACCTAATAACATGCTTGCTGACTGACAAGAGTGATGTGTACAGCTTTGGCGTCGTCCTATTGGAGCTTCTAACAAGGAAGAAGGCGTTGTACTTGGACGGGTCGGCAAAAGATAGAAGCCTCGTTTTATGCTTCATGACGGCAGCGAAGGTAGGTCAGCACCAAGAGCTTCTGGACAGACAAGTAAGGGATGAGATGAGAATCGAAGTGCTCGAAGAGATCACGCACCTCGTGATAAGATGCTTGAACATGAGTGGGGAGGAACGGCCGACGATGAAGGAGGTTGCGGAGAGGCTGGAGATGCTGAGGAGATACCAGCACCATCCGTGGGCTCAAGCGGATGGGAATCAACAGAATGTGAATTACAAGTTCACGCAGGATTACATCCTTGATTTTTGA